Proteins encoded within one genomic window of Nordella sp. HKS 07:
- a CDS encoding extracellular solute-binding protein, producing MSNPRLPNISRRDLLRTSAVLGGAAFGGLLPSFARAQEKTLDMWWWGEQELPGLQKFVDSSIAAYKEATVKSMLQDTAVVISQFQTAAAAGKAPDIQYLWNGVYHMESVWLGYLKGLKGLVKEEVLTASNPTALSRFGGDIYRVGWYPLPMFWCYNKTLFEKAGLDPEAPPATWDALLAACEKLKTAGIEPLGGGIQDGYWSEWYITHSLPQNLDSFGEAVELFIGDKDFRDPKYHEHWTKLAELKTRGYLNKDMSSLELYPGIDLVVAGKLAIGQTIGTRLPADSKATGGKIGYMTMPVFGKGKLAGIPVVDVQGLGISTNAEDPQAAAAFLEFLNSPERLKAFWDATGWLPSNTTFDASVIADPSVRGLWENWGLKPNISNVTNLVPGQFYERAAIPTGQQIVQGSMSGEQAGELASNTAKEWREFNPDMVENYRKWALDLSAPI from the coding sequence ATGAGCAATCCAAGGTTACCCAACATCTCTCGTCGCGACCTCCTAAGGACGTCGGCCGTCCTTGGCGGGGCCGCATTTGGGGGACTCCTGCCCTCATTCGCGCGCGCGCAGGAAAAGACGCTCGATATGTGGTGGTGGGGCGAGCAGGAATTGCCCGGCCTGCAGAAATTCGTCGACAGCTCGATCGCCGCCTACAAGGAGGCGACGGTGAAATCGATGCTGCAGGACACCGCGGTGGTCATCTCGCAGTTCCAGACCGCGGCAGCGGCCGGCAAGGCACCGGACATCCAGTATCTGTGGAACGGCGTCTATCACATGGAAAGCGTGTGGCTGGGCTACCTCAAAGGCCTCAAGGGCCTCGTCAAGGAGGAGGTGCTGACCGCCTCCAACCCGACCGCGCTCAGCCGCTTCGGCGGCGATATCTACCGGGTCGGCTGGTACCCGCTGCCGATGTTCTGGTGCTACAACAAGACGCTCTTCGAGAAGGCCGGACTTGATCCGGAAGCGCCGCCCGCCACCTGGGACGCCTTGCTCGCCGCCTGCGAGAAGCTCAAGACCGCCGGCATCGAGCCTTTGGGTGGCGGCATCCAGGACGGCTATTGGAGCGAGTGGTACATCACCCATTCCCTGCCGCAGAATCTCGACTCGTTCGGCGAGGCGGTCGAGCTCTTCATCGGCGACAAGGACTTCCGCGATCCCAAATACCACGAGCATTGGACGAAGCTCGCGGAGTTGAAGACACGCGGCTATCTCAACAAAGACATGTCGTCGCTCGAACTCTATCCGGGCATCGATCTGGTGGTCGCCGGCAAACTCGCCATCGGCCAGACCATCGGCACCAGGCTGCCGGCCGACAGCAAGGCGACCGGCGGCAAGATCGGCTACATGACCATGCCGGTCTTCGGCAAGGGCAAGCTCGCCGGCATTCCCGTGGTCGATGTCCAGGGGCTCGGCATTTCCACCAATGCCGAAGATCCGCAAGCTGCCGCTGCCTTCCTTGAATTTCTGAACTCGCCCGAACGGCTGAAAGCCTTCTGGGACGCAACCGGCTGGCTGCCCTCCAACACGACATTCGATGCGAGCGTCATCGCCGATCCCTCGGTGCGCGGCCTGTGGGAGAATTGGGGCCTCAAGCCCAATATTTCCAACGTGACAAATCTGGTGCCGGGCCAGTTCTATGAGCGCGCCGCCATCCCCACCGGCCAGCAGATCGTCCAGGGCTCGATGAGCGGCGAACAGGCGGGCGAGCTCGCCTCGAACACGGCCAAGGAATGGCGCGAATTCAACCCGGACATGGTCGAGAACTACCGCAAGTGGGCGCTCGATCTGTCGGCGCCAATCTGA
- a CDS encoding transporter substrate-binding domain-containing protein, whose amino-acid sequence MGASLAAFSGGAQADKLADVLARGKLVVGTGVGNPPWHFRDEAGNMAGYDVDIAKIIAKGLFGDDTKIEFVNQASDARIPNIVTDKVDITCQFMTVTAERAQQVNFTIPYYREGVGLMLTAGGKYKSRDDMKAAGNAVTVAVLQNVYAEDMVHYALPEAKVDQYESVDLAYQALNSGRADAVATDMSSLLWFMKQNPGKYGDGGYGWYPQTYSCAVKRGEQDWLNFVNIALREALTGVEFATFSKSFEQWFGVKPPEPQIGFPAELR is encoded by the coding sequence ATGGGGGCAAGCCTCGCCGCATTCAGCGGTGGTGCACAAGCCGACAAGCTCGCCGACGTCCTGGCGCGCGGAAAGCTGGTGGTGGGTACCGGGGTGGGGAACCCCCCCTGGCATTTCCGCGACGAGGCCGGCAACATGGCCGGCTATGATGTCGACATCGCCAAGATCATCGCCAAGGGCCTGTTCGGCGACGACACCAAGATCGAGTTTGTCAATCAGGCTTCCGATGCGCGCATCCCCAATATCGTCACCGACAAGGTCGACATCACCTGCCAGTTCATGACGGTGACCGCCGAGCGCGCCCAGCAGGTCAACTTTACCATTCCCTATTACCGCGAAGGCGTCGGGCTGATGCTGACGGCGGGCGGCAAATACAAGTCGCGCGACGACATGAAGGCGGCGGGCAACGCCGTCACCGTGGCGGTGCTGCAGAATGTCTATGCCGAGGACATGGTCCATTATGCGCTGCCCGAGGCCAAGGTCGACCAGTATGAGAGCGTCGATCTCGCTTATCAGGCGCTCAATTCCGGGCGAGCCGACGCGGTGGCGACAGACATGTCGTCGCTGCTGTGGTTCATGAAGCAGAATCCCGGCAAATATGGCGATGGCGGCTATGGCTGGTATCCGCAGACCTATTCCTGCGCGGTCAAGCGCGGCGAGCAGGACTGGCTCAATTTCGTCAATATCGCGCTGCGCGAGGCGCTGACCGGCGTCGAATTCGCCACCTTCTCGAAATCCTTCGAGCAGTGGTTCGGCGTCAAGCCGCCGGAGCCCCAGATCGGCTTCCCGGCCGAGCTACGTTAG
- a CDS encoding carbohydrate ABC transporter permease: MTASQSQKLKPYLYVLPLVLLLAFVFGYPLVRIFEFSFKLVRGVDGPWIGLRNYELILSQSLFWESVLHNIQLLLAIPAMVVISLLISILLYERITGWKLYRIIVFVPFVLAIPIIAVVMKRMFQFSGPVNEVLRWLSLDFMALDWIGSSDVALWTVMILIVWRESALGIILFLARLLSLDESVLEAARLDGANWWQRVWHIILPQMRGVIQFFVVVSVITILAAVFSYVYVMGGGRGGPGTATMVIEFYIFNALIRASLPGIASAASVLLFLVSVLLIFPMFRARRRVREEEA; the protein is encoded by the coding sequence ATGACCGCATCGCAAAGCCAGAAACTCAAACCCTATCTCTATGTGCTGCCGCTGGTTCTCCTCCTGGCTTTCGTCTTCGGCTACCCGCTCGTCCGCATCTTCGAATTCAGCTTCAAGCTGGTGCGCGGCGTCGACGGCCCCTGGATCGGCCTGCGCAATTACGAGCTGATCCTCAGCCAGTCGCTGTTCTGGGAATCGGTGCTGCACAATATCCAGCTGCTGCTGGCAATCCCGGCCATGGTGGTGATCTCGCTCCTCATCTCCATCCTGCTCTACGAGCGCATCACCGGCTGGAAGCTCTATCGCATCATCGTCTTCGTGCCCTTCGTGCTGGCGATCCCCATCATCGCGGTGGTGATGAAGCGCATGTTCCAGTTCTCCGGCCCCGTCAACGAAGTGCTGCGCTGGCTGAGCCTCGATTTCATGGCGCTCGACTGGATCGGGTCCTCCGATGTGGCGCTGTGGACGGTGATGATCCTGATCGTCTGGCGCGAATCGGCGCTCGGCATCATCCTCTTTCTCGCCCGCCTTCTGAGCCTCGATGAATCGGTTCTGGAAGCCGCGCGCCTCGACGGCGCCAATTGGTGGCAGCGTGTCTGGCACATCATCCTGCCGCAGATGCGCGGCGTCATTCAGTTCTTTGTCGTGGTGAGTGTCATCACCATCCTGGCCGCCGTCTTCTCCTATGTCTATGTGATGGGCGGCGGACGCGGCGGGCCCGGCACCGCCACCATGGTGATCGAATTCTACATCTTCAACGCGCTGATCCGCGCCAGCCTGCCGGGCATTGCGTCCGCCGCTTCTGTGCTGCTGTTCCTGGTGTCGGTGCTGCTCATCTTCCCGATGTTCCGCGCCCGCCGGCGCGTCAGGGAAGAGGAGGCATAG
- a CDS encoding IclR family transcriptional regulator, with product MKTPREAESGTGSDENSGSRSVRRALDILELVLKHNQPVTVAQIIAELAIPKSTAYELVRTLSDGDYLEPAGKGSGLFLGRRLYELGTAYRSHVDLLRDGSRIAEELRNETGETVQLSVLENDLMMVLFKEEGIRPLRIISTIGSRVPVNWAAAGRLLVSDMDDEALTRLLVATIRQSPTGRAVLDVQKLITQIRKFRRQGYATELNETNEHAGCVAAPVIDGSGRCVAALSIVAPEQRLARPNRDQLIAAVIAAAQKLSRRLG from the coding sequence TTGAAAACTCCACGCGAGGCGGAAAGCGGCACCGGCTCGGACGAAAATTCGGGCTCGCGCAGCGTGCGCCGCGCGCTGGATATACTCGAGCTCGTGCTCAAGCACAACCAGCCTGTGACCGTAGCACAGATCATTGCAGAGCTGGCGATCCCAAAGTCTACCGCCTATGAGCTCGTCCGCACTCTGTCGGACGGCGACTACCTGGAGCCCGCCGGAAAAGGCTCCGGGCTCTTCCTCGGCCGGCGCCTCTATGAACTCGGCACGGCCTATCGGAGCCATGTCGATCTTCTGCGCGACGGCAGCCGGATCGCCGAGGAGTTGCGCAACGAGACAGGTGAGACGGTGCAGCTCTCGGTGCTCGAAAACGACCTGATGATGGTGCTGTTCAAGGAGGAAGGCATCAGGCCGCTGCGCATCATCAGCACCATCGGCTCCCGCGTGCCGGTCAATTGGGCGGCGGCAGGCCGCCTGCTCGTCTCCGACATGGATGACGAAGCGCTGACCAGGCTCCTCGTCGCGACGATCCGTCAGTCGCCTACCGGCCGGGCCGTTCTCGATGTGCAGAAGCTCATCACCCAGATCCGCAAATTCCGCCGCCAGGGTTATGCGACGGAGCTCAACGAGACCAACGAGCATGCGGGCTGCGTCGCAGCCCCTGTGATCGACGGTTCGGGCCGCTGTGTCGCGGCATTGAGTATCGTCGCCCCCGAGCAGCGCCTCGCCAGACCCAATCGCGACCAGTTGATCGCCGCCGTCATCGCCGCGGCGCAGAAGCTGTCGCGGCGCCTCGGCTAG
- a CDS encoding chloramphenicol acetyltransferase, giving the protein MPTLSAQPFLHEGAIVTGSTLGRFVEIGAGARIIESVFGDYSYTDRYADIAYSTLGKFANVAAFVRLNPSEHPYQRASLHHFMYRSEYYWPQEQSEQALFDWRRSRPVTLGHDTWIGHGSVIMKGVTIGHGAIVGSASVVTKNVPPYAIVAGSPARFIKWRHPQEIADRFQELAWWDWDHETLRQALPDFRALSAEPFLEKYETSDAQPLRAGVGSL; this is encoded by the coding sequence ATGCCGACGTTGTCTGCCCAGCCCTTTCTGCATGAAGGTGCTATCGTCACCGGCTCGACGCTCGGCCGCTTTGTCGAGATCGGCGCCGGCGCCCGTATCATCGAGAGCGTCTTCGGCGATTACAGCTACACCGACCGCTATGCCGACATCGCCTATTCGACGCTCGGCAAATTCGCCAATGTCGCGGCTTTCGTGCGCCTCAATCCAAGCGAGCATCCCTATCAGCGTGCTTCCCTGCATCACTTCATGTACCGCTCGGAATATTACTGGCCGCAGGAGCAGAGCGAGCAGGCGCTGTTCGACTGGCGACGCTCGCGCCCGGTGACGCTCGGCCACGACACCTGGATCGGCCATGGCTCGGTGATCATGAAGGGCGTGACCATCGGCCATGGCGCCATCGTCGGCTCAGCTTCGGTCGTCACCAAGAACGTGCCGCCCTATGCCATCGTTGCCGGCTCGCCGGCCCGGTTCATCAAATGGCGCCACCCGCAAGAGATCGCCGACCGTTTTCAGGAACTCGCCTGGTGGGATTGGGACCACGAAACCTTGCGCCAGGCGCTGCCCGATTTCCGCGCGCTGTCGGCGGAACCCTTTCTCGAGAAATATGAAACGTCCGATGCACAACCTTTGCGGGCGGGCGTAGGCTCTCTTTGA
- a CDS encoding SDR family NAD(P)-dependent oxidoreductase — protein MGLLADKICLVSGAGQGLGRSIAREMAKEGAVAILLERNPQTLKAVAQEIEAEGGRAEAHALDVTDYERYAEIVADVVARHGRIDVLVNNAAINPPTRTILNDTLEEWRRTITINLEAVYMGSKLVAPHMVRQQDGRIIHIASIQGFASSGDCGAYNAAKGGIIAYTKSMAVELGRYNILVNSVAPGFMVTPMSVVNGVDETTTPDYIEWYITRRKIPLGRSGQPEDVSGTVVFLASDYCRYMTGQLLVVDGGLMSTF, from the coding sequence ATGGGCCTGCTCGCCGACAAGATCTGCCTCGTCAGCGGGGCCGGCCAGGGGCTCGGCCGCTCCATCGCGCGCGAGATGGCAAAGGAAGGCGCCGTCGCCATCCTGCTCGAGCGCAATCCCCAAACTCTCAAGGCCGTCGCCCAGGAGATCGAAGCGGAGGGCGGCAGAGCCGAGGCACATGCGCTCGACGTCACCGACTATGAGCGCTACGCCGAGATCGTCGCCGATGTCGTGGCGAGGCATGGCCGCATCGACGTCCTCGTCAATAACGCCGCGATCAACCCGCCGACCCGCACCATTCTCAATGACACGCTGGAGGAATGGCGGCGCACCATCACCATCAATCTCGAAGCCGTCTATATGGGCAGCAAGCTGGTGGCGCCGCATATGGTGAGGCAGCAGGACGGCCGCATCATCCATATCGCCTCGATACAGGGCTTTGCCTCGAGCGGCGACTGCGGCGCCTATAATGCCGCCAAGGGCGGAATCATCGCTTATACGAAATCGATGGCGGTCGAGCTCGGCCGTTATAATATCCTCGTCAATTCGGTGGCACCGGGCTTCATGGTGACGCCGATGTCGGTCGTCAATGGCGTCGACGAGACGACGACGCCGGATTACATCGAATGGTACATCACCCGCCGCAAGATTCCCTTGGGCCGCAGCGGTCAGCCGGAAGATGTCTCGGGCACGGTCGTGTTCCTCGCCTCCGACTATTGCCGCTACATGACCGGCCAACTTCTGGTGGTCGATGGCGGGTTGATGAGCACGTTCTGA
- a CDS encoding lipid kinase, giving the protein MPKSRALIFANRRARRGGESLRAAIELLDDARIETIERDVSRSLSDAIRAEAKDVDMVILGGGDGTLNSAAAALYETKLPFGVLPLGTANDFARTIGVPRDLARAAQIIIDGHRRPVDLGEVNGHYFFNVASIGFSAALARELTAEAKKRWGTLGYAFAALNLLRQSSPFTVEIDHDGTVERVKTVQISVGNGRFYGGGMTVEKDAAPDDGRLDVYSLEIDHWWEMLALAPSLRRGTQGHWRKVRVFSATDLVVRTRRPHDINADGEIVGKTPATFRIKSKAVTVFAPPRA; this is encoded by the coding sequence GTGCCCAAATCCCGTGCCCTCATTTTCGCGAACCGGCGGGCGCGCCGGGGCGGTGAGTCGCTGAGGGCGGCCATCGAGCTACTCGATGATGCCAGGATCGAGACGATCGAGCGCGACGTCTCGCGCAGCTTGAGCGATGCCATCCGCGCCGAGGCCAAGGATGTCGACATGGTGATCCTGGGCGGCGGCGACGGCACGCTCAACAGCGCGGCCGCAGCGCTCTATGAGACGAAACTGCCTTTCGGCGTGCTGCCGCTCGGCACAGCCAATGATTTCGCCCGCACCATCGGCGTGCCGCGCGACCTGGCGCGCGCCGCACAGATTATCATCGACGGCCATCGCCGCCCTGTCGATCTCGGCGAGGTCAATGGCCATTATTTCTTCAATGTCGCGAGCATCGGCTTTTCCGCCGCCCTGGCGCGCGAGCTGACCGCCGAGGCGAAGAAGCGCTGGGGAACGCTGGGTTATGCGTTCGCCGCCCTGAATCTCCTGCGCCAGAGCAGCCCCTTCACCGTCGAGATCGACCATGACGGGACGGTCGAGCGGGTCAAGACGGTGCAGATCAGCGTCGGCAATGGCCGCTTCTATGGTGGCGGCATGACCGTCGAGAAGGACGCCGCTCCCGATGACGGCCGCCTCGATGTCTACAGCCTCGAGATCGATCACTGGTGGGAAATGCTGGCGTTGGCCCCGTCGCTGCGCCGCGGCACGCAAGGACATTGGCGTAAGGTAAGAGTCTTCTCGGCGACGGATCTCGTGGTCCGCACCAGGAGACCGCATGACATCAATGCCGATGGCGAGATCGTGGGCAAGACGCCGGCGACTTTCCGCATCAAGAGCAAGGCTGTGACGGTATTCGCCCCGCCCCGCGCGTGA
- a CDS encoding amino acid ABC transporter permease, with translation MAHFLHEVWIARFALLQGLALTLWLSVISICVGTVLGVLGGIALTYGGRFTRWPVRAVVDALRGIPVLVLILAVFYLLTFAGINFTAVQSGLIALSLFSGAHMAEIVRGALSAIPQGQIDAGKALGLSPFRIFLLVLLPQAVRMIIPVWINTGAELVKTSTLLSVIGTGELLFRTQEIIGRNFMTLEFYGLAGALFFLINFIIEKAGQAVGRRFALR, from the coding sequence ATGGCGCATTTCCTCCACGAAGTATGGATCGCCCGCTTCGCCCTCCTGCAGGGCCTCGCTTTGACCTTGTGGCTCTCCGTGATCTCGATCTGCGTCGGAACTGTTCTGGGCGTTCTGGGCGGCATCGCGCTGACTTACGGTGGCAGGTTCACCCGCTGGCCGGTGCGTGCCGTGGTCGATGCGCTGCGCGGCATTCCGGTGCTGGTGCTGATCCTGGCGGTCTTCTATCTCCTCACCTTCGCCGGCATCAATTTCACCGCCGTTCAGTCCGGGCTCATCGCGCTCAGCCTGTTCTCAGGTGCTCACATGGCCGAGATCGTGCGCGGCGCGCTCAGCGCCATCCCTCAGGGCCAGATCGACGCCGGGAAGGCGCTCGGCCTAAGCCCGTTTCGTATCTTCCTCCTGGTGCTTCTGCCGCAAGCGGTGCGGATGATCATTCCGGTCTGGATCAATACCGGCGCCGAGCTGGTCAAGACCTCGACGCTCTTGTCGGTCATCGGCACCGGCGAGCTCCTGTTCCGCACGCAGGAGATCATCGGACGCAATTTCATGACGCTGGAATTCTATGGTCTGGCCGGCGCCCTCTTCTTCCTCATCAATTTCATCATCGAGAAAGCCGGTCAAGCGGTCGGCCGCCGCTTCGCGCTCAGGTGA
- a CDS encoding carbohydrate ABC transporter permease: MTATKTHSRRWRSTVSLSDALKQGVLLIASFIALVPTFYMIMTALKSEEEYAIDKLGLPDAPVFENFRAVLVDSPFLAWMVNSFILVAGSVALSIVVSCLAAYAIARMEFKGRDTLLALSTSLMAVPPVVMIVPLFVLYTQLDLISTYQGAILIYAGLITPFSVYLLTTFFRTVPNELFESARIDGAGDFLILWQIVLPLSLPALLTLVVVNSLYVWNDLLIAIIFLQEDSKRTLMAGISVFQGRYNNQVPLTMAGMVIASAPMFILYVVFQKHFIRGLMAGAIK, from the coding sequence GTGACCGCTACCAAAACACATAGTCGCCGCTGGCGTTCAACCGTCTCGCTGAGCGATGCGCTCAAGCAGGGCGTCCTGCTGATTGCATCCTTCATCGCCCTGGTGCCGACCTTCTACATGATCATGACGGCGCTCAAGAGCGAGGAGGAATATGCCATCGACAAGCTGGGCCTGCCCGATGCGCCCGTGTTCGAGAACTTCCGCGCCGTGCTCGTCGACAGCCCTTTCCTCGCCTGGATGGTCAACAGCTTCATCCTGGTGGCGGGCTCGGTCGCGCTCAGCATCGTGGTCTCCTGTCTCGCCGCCTATGCCATCGCCCGCATGGAGTTCAAAGGCCGCGACACGCTGCTGGCCCTCAGCACATCACTGATGGCGGTGCCGCCGGTCGTCATGATCGTCCCGCTCTTCGTGCTCTATACCCAGCTCGACCTGATCAGCACCTATCAGGGCGCCATTCTGATCTATGCGGGGCTCATCACGCCCTTCTCGGTCTATCTCCTGACCACTTTCTTCCGCACCGTACCGAACGAACTGTTCGAATCGGCCCGTATCGACGGCGCCGGCGATTTCCTCATCCTGTGGCAGATCGTGCTGCCGCTGTCGCTGCCCGCTCTGTTGACATTGGTTGTGGTGAACTCGCTCTATGTCTGGAACGATCTGCTGATCGCCATCATCTTCCTGCAGGAAGATTCCAAGCGCACATTGATGGCCGGCATCAGCGTCTTCCAGGGGCGCTACAATAATCAGGTACCCTTGACCATGGCCGGCATGGTGATCGCCAGCGCGCCGATGTTCATTCTCTATGTCGTCTTCCAGAAGCACTTCATCCGCGGCCTCATGGCGGGCGCGATCAAATGA
- a CDS encoding lytic murein transglycosylase, whose translation MLRSWRTGVLVTAATLTVTSGLTLYMYGDKAGSFLAALWKQSYTNVLDLARSQPEVVSSVEDYIKLRVSPTRIETGRQKSAEWKTTITTIVDKYGIPAETLVAIWGIESNFGRNMGDYKVLGSLAALADGGHRTDYFRAELSAAKEIIRAGHADESQMTGSWAGAMGQTQFMPSNYLTYAVDQDGDGRKDIWNSVPDSLASTANFLKEKGWRKGGDWGYEVKLPKGFDFGKVWKKNASMALRDWSKLGITRVNSKPLPSTNETARFYQPSGGNGPVFLVLRNFEVIKRYNNADSYALAVAHLADRIGGGDVFVQAWPADMVPLSRTERRELEELMAAKGFTPDTSDSILTPAGRLAIIRFQKREGLLADGHPSRALLQRLRSSSQVSSSKTGKAGS comes from the coding sequence ATGCTCAGGTCGTGGAGGACCGGCGTGCTCGTCACGGCGGCGACGCTGACCGTCACCTCTGGCCTGACACTATATATGTATGGCGACAAAGCCGGCAGCTTCCTGGCAGCGCTCTGGAAGCAATCTTACACCAACGTGCTCGATCTCGCGCGCAGCCAGCCGGAAGTCGTGTCGAGCGTCGAGGACTATATCAAGCTGAGGGTGTCGCCCACACGCATCGAGACGGGCCGGCAGAAATCCGCCGAATGGAAGACCACCATCACCACGATCGTGGATAAATACGGGATTCCGGCCGAGACCCTGGTCGCCATCTGGGGCATCGAATCCAATTTCGGCAGGAACATGGGCGACTACAAAGTGCTGGGCTCGCTCGCCGCACTCGCCGATGGCGGCCATCGCACGGATTATTTCCGCGCTGAGCTTTCGGCGGCCAAGGAGATCATCCGGGCCGGCCATGCCGACGAATCACAGATGACCGGATCCTGGGCGGGCGCCATGGGCCAGACGCAATTCATGCCGTCGAACTACCTTACCTATGCCGTCGACCAGGATGGCGACGGGCGCAAGGACATCTGGAATTCGGTGCCGGATTCGCTCGCGTCCACCGCCAATTTCCTGAAGGAGAAGGGCTGGCGGAAAGGCGGCGACTGGGGTTACGAGGTGAAGCTCCCCAAGGGTTTCGATTTCGGCAAGGTGTGGAAGAAAAACGCCAGCATGGCCCTGCGCGACTGGAGCAAGCTCGGGATCACCCGCGTCAATAGCAAGCCTTTGCCGTCGACGAACGAGACGGCACGCTTCTATCAGCCCTCCGGCGGCAATGGTCCGGTCTTCCTGGTGCTCAGGAATTTCGAGGTGATCAAGCGTTACAACAATGCCGATTCCTATGCGCTCGCCGTCGCGCATCTGGCGGATCGCATCGGTGGCGGAGACGTATTCGTGCAGGCCTGGCCCGCCGACATGGTGCCCTTGTCGCGCACCGAGCGCCGCGAACTCGAGGAACTGATGGCGGCGAAAGGCTTCACGCCTGACACATCCGACAGCATCCTCACCCCGGCCGGACGTCTCGCCATCATCAGGTTCCAGAAGAGGGAAGGCCTGCTCGCCGACGGCCATCCCTCACGCGCGCTGCTCCAACGTTTGCGCAGCTCGAGCCAGGTCTCGTCCAGCAAGACGGGAAAGGCGGGGTCTTAG
- a CDS encoding NADPH:quinone reductase, producing the protein MKAAYYDRQGPAHDVIQLGDLPDPEPGPGEVRVRVHVSGLNPSDTKTRGAFGGRPMGFPRIVPHQDGAGVIDRVGPGVPEARLGERVWVYEAQFGRAFGTAAQFTVVPAAKAVVLPSNVSFETGACLGVPALTAHRCLLADGDLRGRWVLVQGGAGAVGTAAILLAKWAGAFVATTVSRSEQEKVAREAGADLVINRQTEDVAVRVKEATLGKGVDRIVEVNLKANLAIDMACLALDGTVSAYATDDPAAVIPIPFVPAMQRGFNFRFMLVYTMSEEAHRQAVREVTACLEAGAYRPVIGLRLPLERVIEAHEAQDSGRMIGKIILDTGV; encoded by the coding sequence ATGAAAGCAGCCTATTACGACCGGCAAGGCCCGGCACACGATGTGATTCAACTGGGCGATCTGCCCGACCCGGAGCCCGGCCCCGGCGAGGTGCGCGTGCGTGTGCATGTCTCGGGACTCAACCCTTCCGATACAAAGACGCGCGGCGCCTTCGGCGGCAGACCCATGGGGTTTCCGCGTATCGTGCCGCACCAGGACGGAGCCGGTGTCATCGACCGGGTTGGTCCCGGCGTGCCGGAAGCGAGACTGGGCGAACGCGTCTGGGTCTATGAGGCGCAGTTCGGCCGCGCCTTTGGCACGGCGGCGCAGTTCACTGTCGTCCCGGCGGCCAAGGCGGTGGTGTTGCCGAGCAACGTCTCGTTCGAGACGGGCGCCTGCCTGGGCGTGCCGGCCTTGACCGCGCATCGCTGCCTCTTGGCCGATGGTGATCTCAGAGGCCGATGGGTGCTGGTGCAGGGCGGCGCTGGAGCAGTGGGCACGGCCGCTATACTGCTTGCCAAATGGGCGGGCGCCTTCGTGGCGACGACGGTGAGCCGGAGCGAGCAGGAAAAGGTCGCGCGCGAGGCCGGCGCCGATCTCGTCATCAACCGGCAGACGGAAGATGTCGCGGTCCGGGTCAAGGAAGCGACCCTTGGCAAGGGCGTCGACCGTATCGTGGAAGTGAATCTGAAGGCCAATCTCGCCATCGATATGGCCTGCCTGGCGCTCGACGGCACGGTGAGCGCCTATGCGACCGATGATCCGGCCGCGGTGATTCCGATTCCGTTTGTGCCGGCGATGCAGCGCGGCTTCAATTTCCGCTTCATGCTCGTCTACACCATGTCCGAAGAGGCGCATCGCCAGGCGGTGCGCGAGGTGACCGCCTGCCTTGAGGCGGGCGCCTATCGGCCGGTGATCGGCCTGCGCCTGCCGCTCGAGCGCGTCATCGAGGCGCATGAGGCTCAGGATAGCGGCCGGATGATCGGCAAGATCATCCTCGACACCGGCGTCTAG
- a CDS encoding amino acid ABC transporter permease, translating into MGYSFNFGVIWARFDVFLLGLALGLALALAALAIGTILGLIAAFAAQAGGLRRRLVAIYVSVFRNTPLLVIVLFVYFGLPHWGLRFGKFESFILALAVYSGAYLTEVFRAGLDGVPKGVIDAGRAVGLHQFALIRLIVLPIMLRNCLPALGTTFISLFKDTSLAAVIAVPELTYEARKLNTETFRVAEAWATASVLYLVTCLMIAQGLRLVERRFPKF; encoded by the coding sequence ATGGGATACTCCTTCAATTTCGGAGTGATCTGGGCCAGGTTTGATGTCTTCCTCCTCGGTCTGGCACTGGGTCTTGCCCTCGCGCTCGCCGCCCTCGCTATCGGCACCATACTGGGCCTCATCGCGGCCTTCGCGGCCCAGGCGGGAGGCTTGAGGCGCCGGCTCGTCGCCATCTATGTCTCGGTCTTCCGCAATACGCCGCTCCTGGTGATCGTGCTCTTCGTCTATTTCGGCCTGCCGCATTGGGGCCTGCGCTTCGGCAAGTTCGAAAGCTTCATCCTGGCGCTGGCGGTCTATTCCGGCGCCTATCTGACGGAGGTTTTTCGCGCCGGGCTCGACGGCGTACCCAAGGGTGTCATCGATGCCGGGCGCGCCGTAGGCCTCCACCAGTTTGCGCTCATCCGCCTCATCGTGCTGCCGATCATGCTGCGCAACTGCCTGCCGGCTCTGGGCACCACCTTCATCTCGTTGTTCAAGGACACGTCGCTCGCCGCGGTGATCGCAGTGCCCGAGCTCACCTATGAGGCGCGCAAGCTCAATACCGAAACCTTCCGGGTGGCCGAGGCCTGGGCCACCGCCAGCGTGCTCTATCTCGTCACCTGCCTGATGATCGCCCAGGGCTTGCGCCTCGTCGAACGCCGTTTCCCGAAATTCTGA